The Bacteroidia bacterium genomic interval GATCCAATCTCTGTCAAATCTATCCCCCAGGCTTAGAAACTCATCCATCGCATCAGCAAGACAGGCTCCTGAAACATCTGAACAGATCAGGCCATTTTGTTCATGCTGGATCATATCAGGTACCCCTCCTATCTCATATCCAATTACTGGCGTTCCGGTACAAATACTTTCCAAAACCGTATTAGGAAGATTATCCTCGATAGATGGGATCACAAACACATCGGCTGCAGCATAGGCCATAGCCATTTTTTCCTGGTCCTTGATCGTACCCAGGTGGTAGAAATTAGGGATATCATGCAAAGCATGCCCTTCTTCCACTTTCCCCACCGCACAAAGATAGAAGTCATCTCTTTTTAGAATCTCCAAAGCTTCCAGGAGTAAGTGAAATCCCTTCCTACGATTGGTGATTACTTCTGAAACAAAGAGAATGGCTTTTTTATCACTAGGTATTCCAAAAGCCTGCTTGGCTTCCAGGGGATCGTATTTCTTGAAAATTTGGGTGTCTAGTCCGTAAGGAATATTATGATGGGGAAATTGTCCCAGCACCTCACTGTTTTTGGAGCATTCCATCAACCATTTCGAGGGCCCAACAATATGCATGTTTTGTCCCTGTACAGCTTTTTTCTTGAGGGCTAATTGATCTTTGAGGAGATCAGCATAAGAATCAAAAAGAAATTCTTTTTCATAGTGATTTCCTCCTCCGAAGGGCTCCATATCATGAAGCGTCCAAACAATAGGCTTTTTATTCTTTTTGAAGAAGCTGCTATAGTCTAGAAAACGAGCCACCCAATGGAAATTGATGAGGTCGGCTTCTTTATACAAACGGCTATTGCTTATATCGCAGAATTGTCTGGAAAAATTGAAGGGTTGGAAATTACTCGCTCGCCCTTTAAGCTTGAGTTGATTTCTCTTATTGTGCGCCCGTTCCATCACATCGATGGTTTTTCGCTTCAATCCTGTCCCATAGGTATCCGCATAGAACTCATAGCTCTCGGGAATTTGCGGATTTTGCTGCCGCATGACAAGGAGCTTGGAGTCTACCTTTTGTTTGAGCAATCCCATATGGAGACGGATACCGGCATTGGCGGCCCCTCCCCAGTCAAGGGTGGATACGTGAAGAATTTTCATACAGTGAAAACTTGTCTTTCTGATAATAATCTTTTAGAAAAAGTACGCGCTGCTTTAGCCAACGCAAATTTGATCGAATGACATTTTTGGTAGAAAAGTCATTCTGGTACTTGTAAAAATGGGCGAGCGCTTTACGAGCACCTTCATGTTCCTCAATCGATTTGGGAACCTCTATTTTCAGGCTGTTTGCCAGTTCTTCAACCAGCATGGGATCTTTTTTATTGTTTTCTGAGTTGTAATGTGTACCACTTCCATCAAATCCTATATTTTGGATAAGGGACTGTCTGGGCGAAAGGCAGAGTCCCTGATTGAAGTAGATGCTGCTAAACCATTTGATGGCCCAGGAATTATGAGTTCCATTCAGGTTGCCTTTTAAATAGTTGTGAAATTTGATCGAGCCTCCCAGATTGAAATCTTCGAGGGCTTTTTCATCCAGCAATTTCTGCAGCAGATATAAAGAGTCCGAGACATATTTTTCCCAGGAAGATTTCCAGGTGCCCCATCCCCAACAGCTCATGAACTTCAGGAAAAAAGTATCCGGAAGTCCCTGGCGATCTATGTCTGGCATGTAGGCCGAAATATGCATGACCTTTTCTATTGATTCATATTTATTGAGCGCTTCGTTCATATAGGCTAAAAATCCTGGGGAAGCTACAATGTCATCTTCTAATACGATGATTTTTCCATGTACATCCAAAACCTCTCCAACTCCTTTAACTATAGATTTTGCCAGTCCCCGATTCGCATCGGATTCTCTGATGACAACTTCTTTACACCACTGCTCTGAACGTATCGCTTCCCGCAACTCCCGAATCTTCTCCAACTCTTTTTGTGACGCACTTTCTCTTGGGCCGTCAGCATATATATAAAGCACAGATGAACTAGCTTCAGGATTCTCTTTGAGTGCCCGTAGCGTCGCCAAACTGTGTTCGGGTCTATTGTAGACAAATAAAACAATTGGTGCGAATTCTTCCATAAGAAATTGCCTTAGCAGCTTAAAAATGCGGCTAAACAGGATGATACGATAGATAGAGGAGCTTGGGGAAATAGATGTTGTAGACGAATATCTTAAGCATTAAGTCAGGGAACAAGATTAAAATAGCAAATATTCTGCCGAATTTAAAGGAGACTGAAATGAAGCAGAGGAAAGAAAAATTCAGGCATATGCAAAGTTTTCAATTCTTATAGATAAAGGGCTTGATTATTTTCATCACCTAAAATAAAGGCATTCTGAACAAAAGACTGAATACGCACTGTATGACCTATTCAGGATGTATTTTTGTCCGTTCAACTGTCATATATTAAGCCTGTTAGCTTTTTGAATAATTTGCGAATGGAAAAAGTAGATTTAGCTCTACTTTTTGGATAAGAAACAATCGGTCTTTTGGACCGAAAATTGATATTAGGTAGGAATTAGAAGTAATCCTTTTAGAAAAATTCAAATAACAGAGATTTTCATCCTTTATGTGTGGAATACTAGGCGCAATCCCTAAACAAGACGAAACCACTTTTCTTCATGCTCTGAATTTAATGGAACACAGGGGACCAGATGGTTTTGGGACCTGGCACGATGAATCCAATCAGGTAAGTTTGGGCCATAGACGTCTGTCCATCCTTGACCTCTCGGAAAATGGGAAACAACCCATGTTTTATGATCGCTTTGTGATCACCTTCAATGGAGAGGTATTCAACTTTACAGAAATAAAGATCGAACTGGAAAGCAAAGGCTACCAGTTTCGCTCTGATTCAGATACAGAGGTAATTCTGGCTGCCTACATGGAGTGGGGAGCAGATTGTCAGCAAAAGTTCAACGGTATGTGGGCTTTTGCGATCTGGGATAGAGAAAGAAGAGAACTTTTCCTTTCCAGAGACAGATTCGGGATCAAACCTCTTTATTATGCAATTATAGGACAGCAATTGGTATTTGCTTCCGAAATGAAATCGATTTTTCCTTTTCTTCCTCAATTGCGGGTATCAAAGGACTTTGAATTCTGTAAGAGCAATATGTTTGATTATGAAACCACGGATAAATGCCTGGTAGAAGGAATCAAACGCTTCCCTGCAGGACACTTTGCAAAAGTTTCTTTGGACAATGTGAGTTCATTGGAGCCGGTGCGTTGGTGGAATACCCTGGATAGTATTTATGAAGTAGGGGATAATTATGAAGAGCACGTAGAGCGCTTTAGAGAACTTTTCTTTGACGCGATAAAAATACGGATGCGTTCTGATGTACGTATTGGTACAGCTTTGAGTGGAGGAGTAGATTCCAGCGCTGTGATCTGTGCGATGGCCAATATCAATCGTGCCGGAGATAGCCGGGTTGCCAATGATTGGCAGAATGCATTTTGCGCCACTTTCCCCAATACCATGCTGGATGAAAGTCGCTATGCCAAAATGGTAACCGATCACCTGGGGATCAATGCCGTTTTCAAGGAAATCAATCCAGTGAAAGGTCTCGACAATCTGGAAGAATATCTATGGTTGTTTGAAGAAATGTACCTCACCAGCCCGATTCCCATGATCGAGATCTATAAGACGATCAAGGAAAATGGCGTAACGGTAAGTATCGATGGACATGGGGCGGATGAATTGATCGCTGGATATGGAGGAAATATGTTTGATGCGGTGATGGATTCGCCTTTCAATTTCTCCAAGATCCAGAATCTGGTCAATACCTTTGTGGATTACATGGATTTCGAAGAAGAAGGAACCCTGTCCAAAAAAATGGAATTGTATCAGCGAGGCTATAAGCAAGTCGCTGTAAGATATAGAAACCTCTTCCTGAGAGATGGAAATAAAAGTGGAGATCCTCAAAGAGATAAGTTGGGTCATTTCAACAAGTATCTCTATGCTGAATTTCACGAAAAAGTATTACCTACTCTCCTGAGAAACTATGACCGCTACTCTATGGCGGCAAGTGTTGAGATTCGTATGCCATTTATGGATCACAGACTCGTTAGCTACTGTTTCTCATTGCCCTGGCATAGCAAGCTAAAAGGAGGATATACGAAATCTGTTCTTCGTCAGGCCATGGATCCATATGTGCCTCAGGAGGTCATTTGGAGAAAGAGCAAGATTGGTTTCAATACACCTTTCGCCGAATGGATGAAAGGATCATGGAAGGAATATCTGCTCGATATGGTTGCTTCTTCAGATTTTAGCAATTCTGATGTTGTGGATTCTGCAGCTGTAAGAAAGCAAATCGAAGGAGTTATCCTCGGAAATGCAGTACAATATAATGCAGGCAAGGACGCTTGGGTCTCCTTGATGCCTTACCTCTGGGAAAAATCGGTATTGAAAGCATATCGTAAGCCAGCCGTTCTTTAGCAACATACCTACCTGTTTTTGGGGTATAAAGGTAATGATGCTACATCATTTGAATTTGTGTGGATTGTATGAATAAGCGGAAAATGTCTTGGCTAAGTTAATCGGAGAATTAAACAAGTTTGTAAGCTCAGAAGGCTTCAAACGGTATTTTAGGAACACTTCCTGGCTCTTTTGGGGAAAGATCATCCAAATGGGAATGACCTTTCTCATAACAGCCTATGTGGCCAGATATCTGGAGGATGATGGCTTTGGTCTACTCAATTATGCTGAGAGACTGGGGACTTTCTTTGTCATGTTTGCGGCACTAGGTATGCAAAGTATTCTTGTCCGTAATCTGGTCAAGGATAAGGAGAAAAAAGGGAAAATTATCGGAACGGCTATCATCATGCGGATGATAGCTTCTTCGGTAGGCATAGTGGGGTATTTCCTCGCATTACCCTGGATTCCCCACGATTACCAAACCAATGTACTGGTCATCCTCGTCATAACTGGAACGATCTTCCAGTCATTTGATGTCTTTGACTATTATTATCAAAGTGAAGTAAAATCTCAGTATACCGTTCAGGTTCGAATCGCCTCTGTCCTTTGTATGGCGGCCTTTCAATTGGTCCTGATTTATATGGAAGCTCCCCTCTTATGGTTTGGAGTTGCGATTTTGCTGAGAACTACCTTGATGGGTATTGGGCTTGCAGGTATCTACTTCGCACAATTTGGTAGCCTCAAGGATTTGAGTGTTGATCCCAAATATGCCCTCGGTTTATTGAAAGATTCCTGGCCACTGATCTTCTCGGATTTGGTAGTGATCTTGTATATGA includes:
- a CDS encoding flippase produces the protein MAKLIGELNKFVSSEGFKRYFRNTSWLFWGKIIQMGMTFLITAYVARYLEDDGFGLLNYAERLGTFFVMFAALGMQSILVRNLVKDKEKKGKIIGTAIIMRMIASSVGIVGYFLALPWIPHDYQTNVLVILVITGTIFQSFDVFDYYYQSEVKSQYTVQVRIASVLCMAAFQLVLIYMEAPLLWFGVAILLRTTLMGIGLAGIYFAQFGSLKDLSVDPKYALGLLKDSWPLIFSDLVVILYMTVDTIMLKFMLGDSAVGQYSAALRFSSVWYFIGPILTGSLFPAIINAQKKDPELYKNRLQNYYNLMVWAALAITIPMVIFGPWVLTLPFLFGEKYAEAGPVLVIHIWTLVFVFLGTASSRHLVAENQQRMELNRTLVGAGFNVIANYFLIPRYGIIGAAYATLASQAVASYLAYMFFPKFWYVFRMQTRAILLVDIFKKLKR
- the asnB gene encoding asparagine synthase (glutamine-hydrolyzing) is translated as MCGILGAIPKQDETTFLHALNLMEHRGPDGFGTWHDESNQVSLGHRRLSILDLSENGKQPMFYDRFVITFNGEVFNFTEIKIELESKGYQFRSDSDTEVILAAYMEWGADCQQKFNGMWAFAIWDRERRELFLSRDRFGIKPLYYAIIGQQLVFASEMKSIFPFLPQLRVSKDFEFCKSNMFDYETTDKCLVEGIKRFPAGHFAKVSLDNVSSLEPVRWWNTLDSIYEVGDNYEEHVERFRELFFDAIKIRMRSDVRIGTALSGGVDSSAVICAMANINRAGDSRVANDWQNAFCATFPNTMLDESRYAKMVTDHLGINAVFKEINPVKGLDNLEEYLWLFEEMYLTSPIPMIEIYKTIKENGVTVSIDGHGADELIAGYGGNMFDAVMDSPFNFSKIQNLVNTFVDYMDFEEEGTLSKKMELYQRGYKQVAVRYRNLFLRDGNKSGDPQRDKLGHFNKYLYAEFHEKVLPTLLRNYDRYSMAASVEIRMPFMDHRLVSYCFSLPWHSKLKGGYTKSVLRQAMDPYVPQEVIWRKSKIGFNTPFAEWMKGSWKEYLLDMVASSDFSNSDVVDSAAVRKQIEGVILGNAVQYNAGKDAWVSLMPYLWEKSVLKAYRKPAVL
- a CDS encoding glycosyltransferase is translated as MKILHVSTLDWGGAANAGIRLHMGLLKQKVDSKLLVMRQQNPQIPESYEFYADTYGTGLKRKTIDVMERAHNKRNQLKLKGRASNFQPFNFSRQFCDISNSRLYKEADLINFHWVARFLDYSSFFKKNKKPIVWTLHDMEPFGGGNHYEKEFLFDSYADLLKDQLALKKKAVQGQNMHIVGPSKWLMECSKNSEVLGQFPHHNIPYGLDTQIFKKYDPLEAKQAFGIPSDKKAILFVSEVITNRRKGFHLLLEALEILKRDDFYLCAVGKVEEGHALHDIPNFYHLGTIKDQEKMAMAYAAADVFVIPSIEDNLPNTVLESICTGTPVIGYEIGGVPDMIQHEQNGLICSDVSGACLADAMDEFLSLGDRFDRDWIVKDAHTRYHEDLQAKRYRELYDTVLTVRQ